One Desulfobulbus propionicus DSM 2032 DNA segment encodes these proteins:
- a CDS encoding M24 family metallopeptidase translates to MNTDDSYQSGLVPADEIAQRIARLQDFLQQQAVDGALMLDPLNMYYYTGTMQQGVVVVPATGDPVFLVRRSVERARLESPVQQILPLAGFSQLRSTLADLGLATDTLGVAEATLSVGVFKALAKAFPGTAFTDISGVLAMIRAVKSDYEVGLIRTAGALHAQVYGAIPALLREGMSEWELGAAIHQKMMELGYTGIARFAGSGMELFLGIISFGESGNYPTASIGPGGLTGLSPAFPLVGGRKQLGRGEPVFVDIGFGYHGYFTDATRVFSLGPLPQAAMEAHALCLDIQEAVRCRLKPGAIPSRIYDEVWGEFVHSRAFTKHFMGFGSNQVPFLGHGIGLAIDEFPVIAAKVHTPLEANMIIAVEPKKGVAGIGLVGVENTFRVTAEGGEKLTPGTDEITMV, encoded by the coding sequence ATGAATACAGACGATTCCTACCAATCCGGTCTTGTCCCTGCCGACGAAATCGCGCAACGCATCGCGCGGCTGCAGGACTTTTTACAGCAACAAGCAGTGGATGGGGCGCTGATGCTCGATCCATTGAACATGTATTACTACACCGGGACGATGCAACAGGGGGTGGTGGTGGTCCCGGCAACGGGCGACCCCGTCTTTCTGGTCAGGCGCAGTGTGGAGCGGGCACGGTTGGAGTCGCCTGTGCAGCAGATTCTCCCCCTGGCAGGGTTCAGCCAGCTGCGATCCACCCTCGCCGACCTGGGCCTGGCCACCGACACCCTGGGCGTGGCGGAAGCCACCCTGTCTGTAGGCGTTTTCAAGGCCCTGGCCAAGGCCTTTCCAGGCACAGCCTTCACCGATATCAGCGGGGTGTTGGCCATGATTCGGGCGGTGAAATCCGACTACGAAGTCGGGCTGATCCGCACGGCCGGGGCCCTGCATGCGCAGGTCTATGGGGCCATTCCCGCCCTCCTGCGCGAGGGGATGAGCGAATGGGAACTGGGCGCGGCCATCCACCAAAAGATGATGGAGCTGGGCTACACCGGAATTGCCCGGTTCGCCGGCTCCGGCATGGAGCTGTTTCTGGGGATCATCAGTTTCGGTGAATCGGGCAACTATCCGACCGCGTCCATTGGGCCGGGCGGCCTCACTGGGCTCTCGCCTGCCTTCCCGCTGGTGGGGGGCAGGAAGCAACTGGGGCGGGGCGAACCCGTGTTCGTGGATATCGGTTTTGGCTACCACGGCTATTTCACCGATGCGACCCGGGTGTTCTCTCTGGGGCCGCTGCCTCAGGCGGCCATGGAGGCGCATGCGCTGTGCCTGGACATCCAGGAGGCGGTGCGCTGCCGCCTCAAGCCCGGTGCCATCCCGTCGCGGATCTACGACGAGGTCTGGGGCGAGTTCGTGCATTCCCGAGCCTTTACCAAGCATTTCATGGGATTCGGCTCCAACCAAGTTCCCTTCCTGGGCCATGGCATCGGTTTGGCGATCGATGAATTTCCGGTCATTGCCGCCAAGGTGCACACCCCGCTTGAGGCGAACATGATCATTGCCGTCGAGCCCAAGAAAGGGGTGGCAGGCATTGGCCTGGTCGGCGTGGAAAATACCTTCCGTGTCACCGCCGAAGGCGGCGAAAAATTAACTCCGGGGACAGACGAGATCACCATGGTGTGA